The proteins below come from a single Minwuia thermotolerans genomic window:
- a CDS encoding DUF1491 family protein, with amino-acid sequence MTPRLRADIWVSAYMKTVRLHGGFAYLVQRGHEEAGSVLLKIERPEGGRMVLSPGYVDGERVWMKSTGPEAVSDADAESYIRRRLATDPDLWVVEVEDQQGRHFLAEPVEGED; translated from the coding sequence ATGACGCCGCGCCTGCGCGCCGACATCTGGGTCTCGGCCTACATGAAGACGGTACGGCTGCATGGCGGGTTCGCCTATCTGGTCCAGCGGGGCCACGAGGAGGCGGGCAGCGTGCTGCTCAAGATCGAGCGGCCCGAAGGCGGCCGCATGGTGCTATCGCCCGGCTATGTGGACGGGGAGCGGGTGTGGATGAAATCCACCGGTCCGGAGGCGGTATCGGACGCGGATGCCGAAAGCTATATTCGCCGCCGCCTGGCGACGGACCCGGACCTCTGGGTCGTCGAGGTGGAGGATCAGCAGGGCCGGCATTTCCTCGCCGAGCCCGTCGAAGGGGAGGACTGA
- a CDS encoding HAD-IA family hydrolase, with protein MGIEAVIWDFGGVFTTSPFDRFAIFETERGLPKDFIRTINATNPDANAWARFERSEISLDEFDEAFLAEAAAAGHEVRGKEIVALLSGTVRPEMVRALDRILAHGIRCACITNNVRAGQGPGISADAETAAAVADVMSRFELIVESSKVGVRKPDPKIYRHALGELGVAAEAAVYLDDLGVNLKPARQLGMQTIKVLGPEQALGELEAIVGIDLRA; from the coding sequence ATGGGCATCGAGGCGGTGATCTGGGATTTCGGGGGCGTGTTCACCACCAGCCCCTTCGACCGGTTCGCGATATTCGAGACGGAGCGCGGCCTGCCGAAGGATTTCATCCGCACGATCAACGCCACGAATCCCGATGCCAACGCCTGGGCGCGCTTCGAGCGCTCCGAAATCTCCCTGGATGAGTTCGACGAGGCCTTTCTGGCCGAAGCCGCCGCCGCCGGTCACGAGGTCCGCGGCAAGGAAATCGTCGCGCTGCTTTCCGGCACGGTGCGCCCGGAGATGGTCCGCGCGCTGGACCGCATCCTGGCGCACGGCATCCGTTGCGCCTGCATCACCAACAATGTCCGCGCCGGTCAGGGGCCCGGCATTTCGGCCGACGCGGAAACCGCGGCGGCGGTGGCCGATGTCATGTCCCGTTTCGAGCTGATCGTGGAAAGCTCCAAGGTCGGCGTGCGCAAGCCGGACCCGAAGATCTATCGGCATGCCCTGGGCGAACTGGGCGTGGCGGCCGAAGCTGCCGTCTATCTCGACGATCTCGGCGTCAACCTGAAGCCGGCGCGCCAGCTCGGCATGCAGACGATCAAGGTCCTCGGCCCGGAGCAGGCGCTGGGCGAGCTGGAAGCGATCGTGGGTATTGATCTGAGAGCGTAG
- a CDS encoding ABC transporter substrate-binding protein, producing MKRLILAACAALALSTGTASAQKMTVLLDWFVNPDHGPLYVAQALGEFEKRGLEVEFIAPADPNDPPKLVAAKQAEIAISYQPQLHLQVDRGLPLRRIGTLVATPLNALVVLADGPVESIADLKGRKVGFSVGGFEDAMLSAMLARHGLTMDDIELVNVNFSLSPSLISGQVDAVIGAFRNFELNQMDIVGRPGRAFYVEAEGVPAYDELILVAHKDTVDDPRYLAFLDAIEAAVQYMVNEPEKAWALFLQQNPDLDDELNRRAWADTLPRFALRPRALDRRRYDEFAKFLKHQGLIGEAEPAEAYAVELR from the coding sequence ATGAAACGCCTGATCCTCGCCGCCTGCGCCGCCCTTGCGCTCTCGACCGGGACCGCCAGCGCCCAGAAGATGACGGTGCTGCTGGACTGGTTCGTCAATCCCGATCACGGCCCGCTCTACGTGGCGCAGGCGCTGGGCGAGTTCGAGAAGCGCGGTCTGGAGGTCGAGTTCATCGCCCCCGCCGACCCCAACGACCCGCCCAAGCTGGTCGCGGCGAAGCAGGCGGAGATCGCTATTTCCTATCAGCCGCAGCTGCACCTGCAGGTCGACCGGGGCCTGCCGCTGCGGCGCATAGGCACGCTGGTGGCGACGCCGCTCAACGCACTGGTGGTGCTGGCGGACGGGCCGGTCGAATCCATTGCGGACCTGAAGGGGCGCAAGGTCGGTTTCTCCGTCGGCGGCTTCGAGGACGCGATGCTCTCTGCCATGCTCGCGCGCCACGGCCTGACGATGGACGACATCGAGCTGGTGAACGTCAACTTTTCGCTCTCGCCCTCGCTGATCTCCGGGCAGGTCGACGCCGTGATCGGCGCCTTCCGCAATTTCGAGCTCAACCAGATGGACATCGTCGGCCGCCCGGGCCGCGCCTTCTACGTCGAGGCCGAAGGCGTGCCGGCCTATGACGAGCTGATCCTGGTGGCTCACAAGGACACCGTGGACGATCCGCGCTACCTCGCCTTCCTCGACGCCATCGAGGCCGCTGTCCAGTACATGGTCAACGAACCCGAGAAGGCCTGGGCGCTGTTCCTGCAGCAGAACCCGGACCTGGACGACGAACTCAACCGCCGCGCCTGGGCCGACACGCTGCCCCGCTTTGCGCTGCGTCCGCGGGCGCTGGACCGCCGCCGCTACGACGAGTTCGCGAAGTTCCTGAAGCACCAGGGCCTGATCGGGGAAGCGGAACCGGCCGAGGCCTATGCGGTGGAGCTGAGGTAG
- a CDS encoding ABC transporter permease — protein MKPLASGLLTLAVLVAAWALYVDLSGIEPFLLPGPLRVMETLVARHALILEHLGTTALEIVLGLLLGTAIGCASALLVHSMPLVRRFGLPVLIASQALPVFALAPLLVLWLGYGIWSKVAMATLIIFFPVTTAFLDGLRRTDPGWIELARTMDAGRLALIWRIRIPAALPALGSGLRVAAGVAPIGAVVGEWVGSSAGLGYLMLHANARMQIDLMFAALFVLALFAVLLWLAVDRLLRLALPWQPDSFASDQGEPKR, from the coding sequence ATGAAGCCTCTGGCCAGCGGCCTGCTGACCCTTGCCGTGCTGGTCGCGGCCTGGGCGCTCTATGTCGATCTGTCCGGCATCGAGCCCTTTCTGCTACCGGGACCGCTGCGCGTGATGGAGACCCTTGTCGCCCGCCACGCCCTGATCCTGGAGCATCTCGGCACGACGGCGCTGGAGATCGTTCTCGGCCTCTTGCTGGGCACGGCGATCGGCTGCGCCTCGGCATTGCTGGTGCACAGCATGCCGCTGGTGCGCCGCTTCGGTCTGCCGGTGCTGATCGCCTCCCAGGCCTTGCCGGTCTTCGCCCTGGCGCCGCTGCTGGTGCTCTGGCTCGGCTATGGCATATGGTCGAAGGTCGCCATGGCCACGCTGATCATCTTCTTTCCCGTCACCACCGCTTTCCTGGACGGCCTGCGCCGCACGGATCCCGGCTGGATCGAACTGGCGCGGACCATGGACGCAGGCCGGCTGGCGCTGATCTGGCGCATCCGCATCCCGGCCGCTCTGCCGGCGCTCGGCTCCGGGCTCAGGGTGGCGGCGGGCGTCGCGCCCATCGGCGCGGTGGTCGGCGAATGGGTCGGCTCCAGCGCCGGCCTCGGCTACCTGATGCTGCACGCCAATGCCCGGATGCAGATCGACCTGATGTTCGCCGCGCTGTTCGTGCTCGCGCTCTTCGCCGTGCTGCTCTGGCTCGCGGTCGACCGCCTGCTGCGCCTCGCCCTGCCCTGGCAACCCGACAGCTTCGCTTCCGATCAAGGAGAACCGAAACGATGA
- a CDS encoding ABC transporter ATP-binding protein encodes MASGQTPRGAAPGLAIRDVGVAYGGRPILDRLDLDLTGAETTVLLGMSGVGKSTLLRRIAGLLDGPGAILAHDGQPLAGRIAFMAQSDLLLPWLTVAGNVALGHRLRGAHPDPGRIGEMLATVGLADAAAKRPAQLSGGMRQRAALARTLMEDRPVVLMDEPYSAVDALTRLRLQDLGLRLLAGRTVVMVTHEPFEAIRLADRIVVLAGAPARPVLDIRPESGKPRAPDSVEAQTLWRRIVEALGVEQAA; translated from the coding sequence ATGGCCTCTGGCCAAACGCCCCGGGGCGCCGCGCCCGGGCTGGCGATACGCGATGTGGGCGTCGCCTATGGCGGCCGCCCCATCCTCGACCGGCTGGACCTCGACCTGACGGGCGCCGAGACGACCGTGCTGCTGGGCATGAGCGGCGTCGGCAAGTCGACCCTGCTGCGCCGCATTGCCGGCCTGCTCGACGGCCCGGGCGCGATCCTGGCCCATGACGGCCAGCCGCTGGCCGGCCGGATCGCCTTCATGGCCCAGTCGGACCTGCTGCTGCCCTGGCTCACGGTGGCCGGGAATGTCGCCCTGGGCCACCGGCTGCGCGGCGCGCACCCCGACCCCGGCCGCATCGGCGAGATGCTGGCGACGGTGGGCCTGGCCGACGCGGCGGCGAAACGGCCGGCGCAGCTCTCGGGTGGCATGCGCCAGCGGGCGGCGCTGGCCCGCACCCTGATGGAAGACCGGCCGGTCGTCCTGATGGACGAGCCCTATTCGGCCGTCGACGCGCTGACCCGGCTGCGGCTTCAGGACCTGGGACTGCGGCTGCTGGCCGGCCGCACGGTCGTGATGGTGACCCACGAGCCGTTCGAGGCGATCCGCCTGGCGGACCGGATCGTCGTCCTCGCCGGCGCGCCGGCGCGGCCGGTCCTGGATATCCGACCCGAAAGCGGGAAACCCCGCGCGCCCGACAGCGTCGAGGCGCAGACGCTCTGGCGGCGAATTGTCGAGGCGCTGGGCGTGGAGCAGGCGGCATGA
- a CDS encoding acetoin utilization protein AcuC codes for MRARTYFIGSEIYRASRYGRRHPLAIPRVSTVMDLARALHWLPEEAYLDSPTATVGELCRFHDPAYVAAVQRAEREQRADAELRERYNIGRLENPVFGEVFRRPATAAGASLLAAELIAGDRADRVYTPAGGTHHGRPDRASGFCFFNDPVLCILRLKDRGVKRIAYVDLDAHHCDGVEDALHADPSVLTVSLHEHGRWPHDAAIEQRHDATTVNLALPRGAGDAAFRAAFETGALPRVRAFDPQVVIVQAGADALADDPLSRLELSNRALWRAVRQLDRAAEKMIVLGGGGYNPWSVARCWTGIWGVIAGYARPSRLPEGAEAVLRGLSWRRAAGRNPPEHWFTTLADPLPADGPRPKETALA; via the coding sequence ATGAGGGCGCGCACCTATTTCATCGGCAGCGAGATCTACCGCGCTTCCCGCTATGGCCGGCGCCACCCGCTCGCCATTCCGCGCGTCTCCACGGTGATGGACCTGGCGCGGGCGCTGCACTGGCTGCCCGAGGAAGCCTATCTCGACAGCCCGACAGCCACGGTCGGCGAACTCTGCCGCTTTCACGACCCGGCCTATGTCGCCGCGGTGCAGCGCGCCGAGCGGGAGCAGCGCGCCGACGCGGAGCTGCGCGAACGATACAATATCGGGCGGCTGGAGAACCCGGTCTTCGGCGAGGTCTTCCGCCGGCCGGCCACCGCCGCCGGGGCGAGCCTGCTGGCGGCGGAGCTGATCGCCGGCGACCGCGCCGACCGGGTATACACCCCGGCCGGCGGCACCCATCACGGCCGTCCCGACCGGGCGTCGGGCTTCTGCTTCTTCAACGATCCGGTGCTGTGTATCCTCAGGCTGAAGGACCGGGGCGTGAAGCGCATCGCCTATGTCGACCTCGACGCCCATCACTGCGACGGGGTCGAGGATGCGCTGCACGCCGATCCGTCGGTGCTGACGGTCTCCCTGCACGAACACGGGCGCTGGCCGCATGACGCCGCGATCGAGCAGCGCCACGATGCGACCACGGTCAATCTCGCCCTGCCGCGTGGCGCCGGAGACGCCGCGTTCCGCGCCGCGTTCGAGACCGGCGCCCTGCCCCGCGTGCGGGCGTTCGATCCGCAGGTTGTGATCGTCCAGGCGGGCGCCGACGCGCTGGCCGACGATCCGCTGAGTCGCCTCGAGCTCTCCAACCGGGCCTTGTGGCGCGCGGTCCGGCAACTGGATCGTGCCGCGGAAAAGATGATCGTGCTGGGCGGCGGCGGCTACAATCCCTGGTCCGTCGCCCGCTGCTGGACCGGCATCTGGGGCGTGATCGCCGGCTATGCCCGGCCGAGCCGCCTGCCCGAAGGCGCAGAGGCCGTGCTGCGCGGGCTGAGCTGGCGGCGCGCGGCCGGGCGCAATCCGCCGGAGCACTGGTTCACGACGCTGGCCGATCCGCTGCCTGCCGACGGCCCCCGACCGAAGGAGACCGCCCTTGCGTAG
- a CDS encoding DUF192 domain-containing protein: MRRFLAVLFVVFAFGAVADEYRSPLIVQTVSGDRHLMVEVADSARERSRGLMFRPMLEDAHGMLFDFGKPQHVSFWMKNTLIPLDLIFIDESGEITHIHPQARPHDETAIPSKGEILAVLEINGGLARQLEIQVGDTVRHEVFGNLD; the protein is encoded by the coding sequence TTGCGTAGATTTCTGGCCGTGCTGTTCGTCGTGTTCGCCTTCGGGGCGGTGGCCGACGAGTATCGCTCGCCGCTCATCGTGCAGACCGTCAGCGGCGACCGGCACCTGATGGTGGAGGTCGCCGACAGCGCCCGCGAACGCAGCCGCGGGCTGATGTTCCGTCCGATGCTGGAAGACGCGCATGGCATGCTGTTCGACTTCGGCAAGCCGCAGCATGTCAGCTTCTGGATGAAGAACACGCTGATCCCGCTGGACCTGATCTTCATCGACGAGAGCGGGGAGATCACCCATATCCATCCCCAGGCGCGGCCGCACGATGAAACCGCGATCCCGTCGAAGGGCGAGATCCTGGCCGTGCTGGAGATCAATGGCGGCCTCGCCCGTCAGCTCGAGATCCAGGTCGGAGACACGGTGCGTCACGAGGTCTTCGGCAATCTCGACTGA
- a CDS encoding ETC complex I subunit codes for MSARIFKPTKTAMQSGRANTKNWRLEFRADTARHPDPLMGWTSLADTQSQVRLDFDTREEAVAYAEKHGIDAQVFEPRERKMKLRAYADNFAYNRVL; via the coding sequence ATGAGCGCACGCATTTTCAAACCGACCAAGACCGCGATGCAGTCCGGCCGGGCCAACACGAAGAACTGGCGGCTGGAGTTCCGGGCCGACACCGCCCGCCATCCCGACCCGCTGATGGGCTGGACGTCGCTCGCCGATACCCAGAGCCAGGTGCGCCTGGACTTCGACACCAGGGAAGAGGCGGTCGCCTACGCCGAGAAGCACGGCATCGACGCCCAGGTCTTCGAGCCGCGGGAGCGCAAGATGAAGCTCCGCGCCTACGCCGACAACTTCGCCTACAACCGGGTTCTCTAG
- a CDS encoding amidase: MSAGPVEGFIERLERPAMGAGALDGLSFGLKDLYDIRGRTAGCGNPDWARTHEPAAADAPVLQALLGAGAALAGVTHTDELAYSLNGENHHYGTPVNPAALDRIPGGSSSGSASVTAAGLTDFAIGSDTGGSVRVPAAYCGLFGIRTTHGRISLAGCMPLAPSYDTCGWFARDAAMLARVGRVLLDQKTPEAPQPRWLIDPALFRLCDDETAAALEAAVGMLGGAGVVPAKADTGFDPEAWKEAFRILQAAEIWRVHGGWVTAVRPEFGPGVRDRFRMAESITEAEIAEARPVRDRVRRTMTDLLGSDGVLLAPTAPGPAPVRGWDPVLLDDFRYRIIALTALAGHAGLPQVTIPAGLSDGAPVGLSLIGPRDGDAMLLALAERLSEALLTAA; encoded by the coding sequence GTGAGCGCCGGGCCGGTCGAGGGCTTCATCGAGCGCCTGGAACGGCCGGCGATGGGCGCCGGGGCGCTGGACGGACTGAGCTTCGGGCTGAAGGATCTCTACGACATCCGGGGCCGGACCGCCGGCTGCGGCAACCCCGACTGGGCGCGGACGCACGAACCGGCGGCGGCCGACGCGCCGGTCCTCCAGGCGCTGCTGGGCGCGGGCGCGGCGCTCGCCGGCGTCACCCACACCGACGAGCTGGCCTACAGCCTGAACGGCGAGAACCATCACTACGGCACGCCGGTGAACCCGGCCGCGCTTGACCGGATTCCCGGCGGTTCGTCCTCGGGCTCGGCCTCGGTGACGGCGGCAGGGCTGACCGACTTCGCCATCGGCTCCGACACCGGCGGCTCGGTGCGCGTGCCGGCGGCCTATTGCGGGCTGTTCGGCATCCGCACCACCCACGGGCGCATCAGCCTGGCCGGCTGCATGCCGCTGGCGCCGAGCTACGACACCTGCGGCTGGTTCGCACGCGACGCGGCGATGCTGGCGCGGGTCGGCCGGGTGCTGCTGGACCAGAAGACGCCCGAAGCGCCGCAGCCGCGCTGGCTGATCGACCCGGCGCTGTTCCGGCTGTGCGACGACGAGACCGCGGCCGCGCTGGAAGCCGCGGTGGGCATGCTGGGCGGGGCGGGCGTCGTTCCGGCGAAGGCCGACACGGGCTTCGACCCGGAGGCGTGGAAGGAGGCCTTCCGCATCCTGCAGGCGGCGGAGATCTGGCGCGTCCACGGCGGCTGGGTGACGGCGGTGCGGCCGGAATTCGGGCCCGGCGTGCGCGACCGCTTCCGGATGGCCGAAAGCATCACCGAGGCGGAGATCGCCGAGGCCCGGCCCGTCCGCGACAGGGTGCGGCGGACCATGACGGACCTGCTGGGCAGCGACGGGGTGCTGCTGGCGCCGACCGCGCCGGGCCCCGCGCCGGTGCGCGGCTGGGACCCGGTGCTGCTGGACGACTTCCGCTACCGCATCATCGCGCTGACCGCGCTGGCCGGCCATGCCGGCCTGCCGCAGGTGACGATCCCGGCGGGGCTGTCGGACGGCGCGCCGGTCGGGCTCTCGCTCATCGGCCCGCGCGACGGCGACGCCATGCTGCTGGCGCTGGCGGAACGGCTCTCCGAGGCACTGCTGACGGCGGCCTGA
- a CDS encoding phytanoyl-CoA dioxygenase family protein has protein sequence MKLTDDQLRQFDELGYLMLPGVFSADEMDAVTADLPRIYGLEREEVWRESTGAVRTAFAAHRYSEPFDLIGRHPRLVEPVRQLLGGDVYIHQYKINAKAAFDGDVWQWHQDYGTWARDDGMPEPRAMNIALFLDDVTEFNGPLWIIPGSHREGVLEAGHDLKTTSYPLWTLDRETITRLAGAHGIFSAKGKAGSVLMFHSNIVHASSPNIGPWGRTIVYLSLCHVDNHIREFKRPEWIAHRDFTAIETAPDDCLLRLPRATVAAE, from the coding sequence ATGAAACTCACCGACGATCAGCTGAGGCAATTCGACGAGCTGGGCTATCTGATGCTGCCCGGCGTCTTCTCGGCGGACGAGATGGACGCCGTCACCGCCGACCTGCCGCGCATCTACGGGCTGGAGCGCGAGGAGGTCTGGCGCGAGAGCACCGGCGCCGTGCGCACCGCCTTCGCCGCGCACCGCTATTCCGAGCCCTTCGACCTGATCGGCCGCCATCCCCGGCTGGTCGAGCCGGTCCGGCAGCTGCTCGGCGGCGACGTCTACATCCACCAGTACAAGATCAACGCCAAGGCGGCCTTCGACGGCGACGTCTGGCAGTGGCACCAGGACTACGGCACCTGGGCGCGCGACGACGGCATGCCGGAACCGCGCGCCATGAACATCGCGCTGTTCCTGGACGACGTGACCGAGTTCAACGGCCCGCTCTGGATCATTCCGGGCAGCCACAGGGAAGGCGTGCTGGAGGCCGGCCACGACCTGAAAACCACCTCCTACCCGCTCTGGACCCTGGACAGGGAAACCATCACCCGGCTGGCGGGCGCGCACGGCATCTTCTCCGCCAAGGGCAAGGCGGGCTCGGTGCTGATGTTCCATTCCAACATCGTCCACGCCAGCAGCCCGAACATCGGGCCGTGGGGGCGGACCATCGTCTATCTCTCGCTCTGCCACGTCGACAACCACATCCGCGAGTTCAAGCGGCCGGAATGGATCGCGCACCGCGACTTCACGGCGATCGAGACGGCGCCGGACGACTGCCTGCTGAGGCTGCCGCGGGCCACGGTGGCGGCCGAGTGA
- a CDS encoding ATP-dependent nuclease produces the protein MKIKQIKILNFRSIKDQVINCGDQTIFIGANGVGKSTVLKALQAFFEISFRPAVEDFFAHNTEWPIEITIVFNNFSEDEAEDFKSRIYNDEMVVTRVFGGDQSNNGNYYGMMKGNPAFQSIRNAANATEAKAKYTEIQGSGVDLPKWTKQGDVEEHLTFWEAGHPDDCEFIRDGGQFFGFKSVGGGKLQKATNFILIEAVRDVSEDANDQKSSAIGQLMDLIVRSAMAQNEKIAAYQDEVNRQYSALTSPENFPQLGSLQTALTTSLRTYYQGVGVILDWREGAGINLPPPQAEIKFEEEKFQFPVAKAGNGIQRAFIISLLHQLLVVKSNSDDGSKNSENGADSGEGIEEKNFMENLPSVILAIEEPELYQHPTKQWHFAQVLKKLSTKGFQEIFGDVQVLFCTHSPSFVDLSEFHNTRIVAKVGGEGLPAKESIFREASLQDVSYALTHAWDIPEENCTDKSTKARLHIFGTELSEGFFADGVILVEGATDKAAFDTIGKRIGINFAERNISVLPVNEKNNLDKPFMVFKSLDIPVYPIWDSDGNCAEGDRGKAIKANKGLQKMLGVPDGEVAEFPEGVHEKYACFANEISEQLKNDFGQEQFLEAYNEAMDEFSLTAKQARKNPYVTTAIITKLYDQGRTAGMLEAIIQAAINHIENGTPTSAATVAAE, from the coding sequence ATGAAAATCAAACAAATTAAAATCCTGAATTTTCGATCTATAAAAGATCAGGTAATAAACTGTGGTGACCAGACCATTTTTATCGGCGCAAATGGTGTTGGCAAGTCTACTGTTCTAAAAGCGCTTCAGGCATTTTTCGAAATTAGTTTTCGTCCGGCTGTAGAGGATTTTTTTGCACACAATACAGAGTGGCCGATAGAAATTACCATCGTATTTAATAATTTTAGTGAAGACGAAGCGGAGGATTTTAAATCTAGAATTTATAATGATGAAATGGTAGTCACAAGAGTATTCGGCGGTGATCAAAGCAATAACGGAAACTATTATGGGATGATGAAAGGAAATCCTGCATTTCAATCGATAAGAAATGCTGCGAATGCGACAGAAGCGAAGGCGAAATACACTGAAATCCAGGGATCTGGTGTTGATTTGCCAAAATGGACTAAGCAAGGGGATGTAGAGGAGCATTTAACATTTTGGGAAGCGGGTCATCCAGATGATTGCGAATTTATCAGGGACGGGGGTCAATTTTTTGGCTTTAAAAGTGTAGGGGGCGGGAAGCTTCAAAAGGCGACAAATTTCATACTTATTGAAGCAGTCCGTGACGTCTCTGAAGACGCGAACGATCAAAAATCCTCCGCTATCGGTCAATTGATGGATTTGATCGTTCGCTCTGCGATGGCGCAAAACGAGAAGATCGCAGCCTACCAAGACGAAGTCAATCGGCAATATTCTGCATTAACGAGTCCAGAAAATTTTCCTCAACTTGGTTCGCTGCAAACTGCGCTTACGACCTCGCTGCGCACTTATTATCAGGGTGTTGGCGTTATTTTGGATTGGAGAGAAGGCGCGGGAATTAATCTGCCCCCGCCACAAGCAGAAATTAAGTTTGAAGAAGAAAAATTTCAATTTCCTGTAGCCAAAGCCGGAAATGGTATCCAGCGCGCATTTATAATTTCTCTCTTACACCAATTGCTGGTCGTTAAATCGAATAGCGACGACGGTTCAAAAAATAGCGAGAATGGGGCAGATTCCGGTGAGGGCATTGAGGAAAAGAATTTTATGGAAAATCTTCCATCTGTAATCTTGGCAATTGAGGAGCCTGAGCTTTATCAGCATCCAACAAAACAGTGGCATTTTGCTCAGGTTTTGAAAAAATTGTCAACCAAAGGTTTTCAGGAAATCTTTGGTGATGTTCAGGTATTATTCTGCACACATTCTCCGAGTTTCGTAGATCTTTCTGAATTTCACAACACACGTATCGTTGCTAAAGTAGGTGGTGAGGGCCTTCCTGCGAAAGAGTCGATATTCAGAGAGGCGTCTCTGCAAGATGTTTCGTATGCGCTGACGCATGCATGGGATATACCGGAAGAAAATTGTACGGATAAGAGTACAAAGGCCCGATTGCATATTTTTGGAACCGAGTTGTCAGAAGGTTTTTTCGCCGACGGGGTTATATTGGTAGAGGGTGCAACCGATAAAGCGGCGTTCGACACAATTGGCAAACGGATAGGCATCAATTTCGCGGAAAGAAATATTTCGGTTCTGCCCGTTAATGAAAAAAATAACTTGGATAAGCCATTTATGGTTTTTAAATCGTTAGATATTCCAGTGTATCCAATTTGGGATTCGGACGGAAATTGTGCAGAAGGAGATAGAGGAAAGGCAATAAAGGCCAATAAGGGTTTGCAGAAAATGCTTGGCGTACCTGATGGGGAAGTCGCTGAATTTCCTGAGGGCGTGCACGAAAAATATGCTTGTTTCGCGAATGAAATCAGCGAACAGTTAAAAAATGATTTTGGTCAAGAACAATTTTTGGAAGCTTATAATGAGGCAATGGATGAATTTTCACTGACGGCAAAGCAAGCTCGTAAGAATCCATATGTCACGACTGCCATTATAACAAAGTTGTACGATCAAGGGCGAACAGCGGGGATGTTAGAGGCGATAATTCAAGCTGCCATAAATCACATCGAGAATGGGACGCCAACGTCGGCAGCTACCGTCGCTGCCGAGTGA
- a CDS encoding SDR family oxidoreductase, whose protein sequence is MTGKPIAVIVGATTKWRRDGHMTKLIHGHEVDDSALPESARFGVGGAVAQKFAAGGCHVILTTRTAANADGLAETIRGQGGTVSVVEMDLSRDASIASAFARIRAEWGDPEILIYNAGYPDGRELPKEMELLENMPTAIFDTAMAVSCRGPFLVAKEVLPAMRKRGRGSFFFSNNAASLRGRKRHTGESLYYPRVMMRTLAQVLTEEYSEHGVHVANVVIDGLIDSPGTRALPKARDNPDIVINPAKIAEAFWYLHGQDRSCWSHEIQLTPFPQKPSF, encoded by the coding sequence ATGACTGGGAAACCCATCGCCGTGATCGTCGGCGCGACGACCAAGTGGCGCCGCGACGGGCACATGACCAAGCTGATCCACGGCCACGAGGTCGACGATTCCGCGCTGCCGGAATCCGCGCGCTTCGGCGTCGGCGGGGCGGTGGCGCAGAAGTTCGCCGCCGGGGGCTGCCACGTGATCCTCACCACCCGCACCGCGGCCAACGCCGACGGCCTGGCGGAGACCATCCGCGGCCAGGGCGGGACGGTCTCGGTGGTGGAGATGGACCTCTCCCGCGACGCGAGCATCGCCAGCGCCTTCGCGCGCATCCGCGCCGAATGGGGCGACCCGGAGATCCTGATCTACAACGCCGGCTATCCGGACGGGCGCGAACTGCCGAAGGAGATGGAACTGCTGGAGAACATGCCCACGGCCATCTTCGACACGGCCATGGCCGTCTCCTGCCGCGGCCCGTTCCTGGTGGCGAAGGAGGTGCTGCCGGCCATGCGGAAGCGGGGGCGGGGCAGCTTCTTCTTCTCCAACAACGCCGCCTCGCTGCGCGGGCGCAAGCGCCACACCGGCGAGAGCCTCTACTATCCGCGCGTGATGATGCGCACGCTCGCCCAGGTGCTGACCGAGGAATATTCCGAACACGGCGTCCACGTCGCCAACGTGGTCATCGACGGGCTGATCGATTCGCCCGGCACCCGCGCCCTGCCCAAGGCGCGCGACAATCCCGACATCGTCATCAATCCGGCGAAGATCGCCGAGGCCTTCTGGTATCTGCACGGCCAGGACCGGTCCTGCTGGAGCCACGAGATCCAGCTGACGCCCTTCCCGCAGAAGCCGAGCTTCTGA